One Merismopedia glauca CCAP 1448/3 genomic window carries:
- a CDS encoding VMAP-C domain-containing protein, whose protein sequence is MECDRGVILKLIKEALTQEDFNDLVFADFRAIYEQFTDGQILADRIRKLIDYAEKHRQIPKLLKLINQKNPTVYQELQSQLSLPIIPSLSNLREQLTSDTQLVDELRKIIDQKDESFGQCLKQVYQDFLLDVNDEPELDREINNLDDIVWELEDRTEQSIFLEFLPRLIAYLSIYQPRISQAISNNLQQWTRENMVRFKVDKSEFNNALKQFKQTYKQRSGKVYLIIAIKENRSYPNFWQISGWLTNDEIMINPHRDAISLKNQYSGIDIDNVPAPEKGYTLVETKEIVGNFIKQIAVKIERLEQLVIEFFLPSSLLSWEVDKWELEPLTQIYLESVHEIRIRSLDRLSLKYQLHREKWNKKWIFVQKCRNPIEQFLTSYCHCNINTLVGQLQDEKMLGVKLRSPLNSGHEGIASALYYSGTPLAIWLRRDPLSGDCETEINRLLQDPLLQLPARVFQKRCQSEQHISLIWDNPNRLIPNYQLQ, encoded by the coding sequence ATGGAGTGCGATCGTGGCGTTATTCTTAAGTTAATTAAAGAGGCTCTAACACAAGAGGACTTTAATGATTTAGTTTTTGCTGATTTTCGTGCCATATATGAACAGTTTACTGATGGACAAATACTAGCAGATCGAATCCGCAAATTGATAGATTATGCTGAAAAGCATCGACAAATACCGAAGCTATTAAAGCTAATTAATCAAAAAAATCCTACTGTTTATCAAGAATTACAGTCTCAACTGTCTCTACCGATAATTCCATCATTATCTAACTTAAGAGAACAATTAACTTCAGATACTCAATTAGTTGATGAATTAAGAAAAATCATCGATCAAAAGGATGAATCATTTGGGCAATGCCTCAAACAAGTATATCAAGATTTTTTACTGGACGTAAATGACGAACCGGAATTAGATCGAGAAATCAATAATTTAGACGATATCGTATGGGAGTTAGAAGATCGGACGGAACAATCGATATTTTTAGAGTTTCTACCTCGTCTAATTGCCTATTTATCAATTTATCAGCCAAGGATATCTCAAGCTATCTCGAACAATTTACAACAATGGACGCGAGAGAACATGGTTCGCTTCAAAGTCGATAAATCTGAATTTAATAACGCTTTGAAGCAATTTAAACAAACATACAAACAACGTTCTGGCAAAGTCTATTTAATTATTGCCATTAAAGAAAATAGATCGTATCCGAATTTTTGGCAAATTTCTGGTTGGTTGACAAATGACGAAATTATGATAAACCCCCATCGGGATGCAATTTCTTTAAAAAATCAATATTCAGGGATAGATATTGATAATGTACCAGCACCAGAAAAGGGTTATACCTTAGTAGAAACTAAGGAAATTGTCGGTAATTTTATCAAGCAAATTGCTGTAAAAATAGAAAGACTTGAGCAACTAGTTATTGAATTTTTTCTGCCATCATCTCTATTATCTTGGGAAGTAGATAAATGGGAATTAGAACCATTAACTCAAATCTATTTAGAGTCAGTTCATGAAATCCGCATTCGATCTTTAGATCGATTGAGTCTTAAGTATCAACTGCATCGTGAAAAATGGAATAAGAAGTGGATATTTGTCCAAAAATGTAGGAATCCAATCGAGCAATTTTTGACCAGTTATTGTCACTGTAATATTAATACTTTAGTCGGTCAATTGCAAGATGAAAAAATGCTAGGAGTGAAACTGCGATCGCCTCTAAATTCTGGTCACGAAGGGATTGCTTCAGCTTTATACTATTCAGGAACGCCTCTTGCTATTTGGCTGCGACGCGATCCGCTATCAGGTGATTGTGAAACAGAAATCAATCGATTATTGCAAGATCCTTTACTACAACTTCCAGCGCGAGTGTTTCAAAAACGCTGTCAGTCAGAACAACATATTTCTCTAATCTGGGATAATCCCAACCGTCTAATTCCTAACTATCAACTCCAATGA
- a CDS encoding AAA family ATPase, protein MNNWKIFQKDSEPHDEIKHLPPPPSWRRFSSTKGEVTEEEKRGATFQIREEEVELVNAALYLRRPLLVEGKPGTGKTSLAYAIAHQLSLGKVLRWNITTRSTLTEGLYTYDAVGRLQSMRRKDKNDSLVTAPANPSLTLENEQIDDIGKYVRLGALGTALMQSQEKKPRVLLIDEIDKSDIDLPNNLLHIFEEGEFEILELSRVKKEQPVVTVFTSENEEVEIEGGKIAGSAFPFVILTSNGERDFPPPFLRRCIRLTMPEPDLDRLKDIVQAHFQDEPDILLKAKPIIDQYQELRKKGQLATDQLLNTIYLVTRHNFPEMERNQLVEKLLQYLSNVL, encoded by the coding sequence ATGAATAACTGGAAAATCTTTCAAAAAGATAGTGAACCTCATGACGAAATCAAACATTTACCACCACCACCTTCTTGGCGCAGATTCAGTTCGACAAAAGGAGAAGTGACAGAGGAAGAAAAACGCGGGGCAACCTTTCAAATACGGGAGGAAGAAGTAGAATTAGTTAATGCTGCCCTCTACCTACGCCGTCCTTTGCTAGTAGAAGGAAAACCAGGCACTGGAAAGACCTCTCTTGCCTACGCGATCGCCCATCAATTAAGTTTAGGAAAAGTCTTGCGCTGGAATATCACGACTCGTTCTACCTTAACCGAAGGACTCTATACTTATGATGCAGTAGGGCGACTACAGAGTATGAGAAGGAAAGATAAGAACGATTCTTTGGTAACAGCGCCTGCAAATCCTTCATTGACCCTAGAAAACGAGCAAATAGACGACATCGGTAAATACGTGCGTTTAGGTGCATTAGGAACGGCGTTGATGCAAAGTCAAGAGAAAAAACCCAGAGTTTTGCTGATTGATGAAATTGATAAAAGCGATATTGACTTACCTAATAACCTCTTGCATATCTTTGAAGAAGGAGAATTTGAGATTCTGGAATTATCTCGCGTTAAAAAGGAACAACCTGTCGTCACCGTCTTCACTTCTGAAAATGAAGAAGTAGAGATTGAAGGTGGCAAAATTGCTGGTTCGGCTTTTCCTTTTGTCATTTTAACCAGTAACGGCGAACGAGATTTTCCCCCTCCTTTTCTACGGCGCTGTATCCGCCTAACCATGCCAGAACCAGACTTAGATCGTCTAAAAGATATCGTTCAAGCTCATTTTCAAGATGAACCCGATATTTTACTCAAAGCTAAACCAATCATCGACCAATACCAAGAATTACGGAAAAAAGGGCAACTAGCCACCGATCAGCTACTTAATACCATCTACCTCGTGACTCGCCACAATTTCCCAGAGATGGAGCGAAATCAGCTAGTAGAGAAGTTATTACAGTATCTATCCAACGTGCTTTAA